CAATGACCGTTAGGAAGTCACTTATAGTTGCCTGTTTGACGCTGTTGCCGGTGGTTGGCTTTTGCCAACTGCCGCAGCAACCCGACAGCATCGTTTATCCTGGCGGTGGAAGTAATATGGCTCTGCTATTGGCCTTTTCAGAAAACCAAGAAGTAGAAGCTGCCTTGCTGGCTGAGCGTGATATCGCGGCTGGTCGTTTATTCTTGATACTTAAGAGTGGTATAGCACCGGTTAGTTACTCCACCGACAGCGTATTTGAGAAGAAGTTTCACGTCACGTACTGGGATGAAGGCTGTTCAGGACCAAGCTATGCTTGCATGCAAGCATACAACAGCCGAATGTTCGCCCATTTAACCAGCTTGTATGGGAAAGCTTGGCGGCGAACTGTTAGGCGTGACGTGGTTGGCTATAAGCACTGGAGGAAGGGTTCTGAGTAAAATGGCTCGTAGCCACTGGCTTGGCTACTAGATTTACAACGCGCCGCTCAGCACTGCTGAGCGGCGCGTTGTGATTACCGCATGGGCGCAAACTAAAGCTTAGATTGCCGGGGCTTGGCTGCTCGAAAGCCAAACCACTATTTACGATTGCCGAATCGTTTTAACAGCCATTTATGACGAATAGCTTGTCTGACGTAATCCACAATTGTGCTTCAGTAGCAAGGCAGTTTGCCTTGGTGCTTGCCCTGCTGCTCGGCCAACAAGCCCTAGGTCAGCAAAAAGCCAAAATTGAAATTGGGCGAATAGACACGCTTTCATCCAAGATGCTACAGGAAAAGCGCGAGCTATGGATTTACACCCCGCCCGCCGCGGCCGAAGAAGGTTACGCGCCCAAGCGCTACCCGGTGCTGTACCTGCTCGATGCGGATTGGAATTTTCAATCGCTCAGCGGTATGGTGCATTACATGAGCACCATTATGGGCTCCGTCAATGCGCAGGCGCTTTGCCCGGAAATGATCATCGTTGGCATTCCGAGTTCTTTCCGCACCCGTACCCGCGACCTGACGCCTACCCAATCAACCAAGCGTTGGGATGGTAAATTAGATAAGACTTTGGCCGGCTCGGGTGGGGGTGAGAAGTTTATGGCTTACATAGAGAAGGAGGTATTTCCCTATGTGGAAGCCAACTTCCTCACGCAGCCATACCGCTTATTCGTCGGGCACTCGCTCGGCGGGCTCACGGTGGTGAATACGCTGGCTACCAAGCCCACACTGTTTAATGCCTACGTGGCCATTGAGCCAAGCCTGTGGTGGGATGATAAACTTGCGCTGAAGCGGCTGGAAAGCGCGCTGCGCCAGAACCAGATACAGAACCGCAAACTGTTTTTGGCGGTGGCCAACGGCATGCCCGCGGGCATGGACACGGCGCAGGCACGGCGCGATACTGCCAGTGCCACGCTGCACACCCGTGCCAACCTAGAGCTAGTGGATTTGCTGCGGCGCCAACCTGCCTCGGCCGTAGCCTGGCAATGGAAGTACTACCCCGAGGAAGGGCACGCCTCGGTGGTGCTATCGGCCGAGCACGACGCGCTGCGGGGCTTTTTTAGGCACGCGCCCCTGTCGCTGCCCAACAACGTAGCAGCCGCTGAATTCAACCTGGAGGCAATTCAGCGGCACTACGCTAGCGTGTCGGAGCAGTACGGATACGCCGTGTTGCCGCCCGAAGAAACCATCAACTGGTACGCTTGGGCCTGCAAGCAGAAGCAACTCTGGGCCAAGGCCGAAGCCTTCTTTTTGTTCAACGCCGCCCATTACCCACAAAGCTTTAACGCCAACAGTGGGCTGGCCACCTTTTATGAAGAGCGCGGAAACAAGCGCAAAGCCCTGCATTACTACAGCCGGGCCTTGGCTATTTACGATGAGCCTGAGACGCGGCAAAAAGTTGCCCAACTGCGCAAGCGTTAGCAAAAGGGCTGCTGCAAGGTGCGCAAGTGTGTTTTATGGCACAATGCGCTTAACCCGGTGCGAGGGGCGCCGTTGCCGACGCCGGTGTTTGGTATAAGCCAACCGCAACCACCTAGGCGTGGCTGACTGTCAGGTTAAGCCAACTTTTCGGCCGATTCGCCGTCTATTTCTACATTATCTTTACCGACCGTAAACCGCCGCGCTTGGCGGGCCAGGGTCGGTTTAGCGCCACGATTTGGATGACGAATAAAGAACTTAAGGCCCTTATCTCGTTGCTCGACGATGCCGAACTGCGGCCGCAGATCGAAGAGCGCATCCACGAGTTGGGGGAGAGCGTGATACCGTTTCTGGAGGAAGCCTGGGAGGAAAGCCTCGATTCGCAGCAGCAAACGCGCATCGAAGAGCTCATCCACGACTTGCAGTTTTCGGGGTTGCAGGAGCGCCTGCGCGTGTGGCGCGATTCGGGCGGCGAAAACCTGCTGGAGGGCATGTGGCTCATCAACTCGTACCAGTATCCCGATGCCGACCTGCAGGCCCTGAACCGCGCCATCGAGCAGCTGCGCTACGAAACCTGGACGATGCTGCTGCCCGAAATGACGGCCATTGAGCAGGCGCGGGCCCTCAACCACGTGCTGTTTCGGGTGCACCGCTTTGCGGCCAACACCCAAAACTTTCATGCGCCGGCCAACTCCATGCTGCATTTGGTGCTGGAGTCGCGCCGCGGCAACCCGCTTACGCTCTGCGTGATTTACCTGCTGGTGGCGCAGCGCCTGGGGCTGCCCATCTACGGCGTAAACCTGCCCAATCTATTCATTCTCACGTTCCGGCCCGAGCAAGACGACGAGCAGCCCTTCTACATCAATTGTTACAACCGCGGCCTGATCCTCACGCGCACCGATATCGAGCACTACGTGGCGCAGCTCAACCTGCCGCCCAACGAAATCTTCTTCGAGCCTTGCTCGCACCTCGATATTGTGCGCCGCGCCCTGCGCAACCTGGCCGTGAGCTTCGAGAAGATGCAGGAGCCGCACAAAGCCAACGAGGTAAACAAGCTGCTCGCCATCCTCACCGGCGACGACACGCCCACCGCCCCGCCCAGCGAAGAAGCCGACGACGAATCGGAGCAAGGGGAGTAGATGCTTTGTATCAGCACGAAAAAGCCCGCCACGGATACCTCCGGGCGGGCTTTTTCGTGAATCAGACCTAGGAACCCTGGGGTCTGTGGATAATAAGCGTAGAAAACGTCATGCTGAGCCCCGCCGAAGCATCTCTACTGATAGCAATCTACTATTCGGCGAAACGGTAGAGATGCTTCGGCAAGCGGACGCCAGATGAAGCATGACGGGCTAAGTAAGCGGCCGGATACCTCATGTACTGCTTGCCAGCAGCCGCCCCCTAGGTGCCGGTTAGTTCTTTTTGATCAGGCAGCCCGAAGCACGCTTTTCGGCGATGGGGGCGTTTTGGCCGGCCAGCACGGCATCGAGGGCATTTTTGAGGTAACGGTCCTTCACGTAGGCTTCCATCTGCGGATTATCGTCGATGGCGCCGCGGTAGCGCACCACAAAGCCGCCGGTAGCGGGCTGCAGCACCACGGCCTCGGGCGTTTTGCTGATGCCGAGCAGGGCCGCGGTTTTCAGGCCTTCGTCGGTGAGGTACTGCAAATCGGCGCCGGCCGAGGTTTTCACCTTCAGCTTATCCGCGTCGAGGGTTTCGGCGGTTTGCTCGATGTTTATGGGGGCGGTTACGAACAGGAACTCCACGCCCCGGCCGGCGTAGCTGCTGCTCAGGGCCCCCAAGCGGTTTTGGTACAGGCGCGAAAACGGGCAAGCCGAGTTGGTGAACACCACCACCACGGCTTTGCTGCTGGCCAACGAGCTGAGTCTAACGGTGGCATTGTCGGCCTTTGTGAGCGAAAAATCGGTAACCAGGGCTGTTTGGGCGCGGGCCGTGGTAGCCAAAGCCGCCGCGGTAAGCAGCACGGCGGCGGTAAGCAGGGAAAGGCGTCGGAACGACATACAAAGAGGGGAGAAGTCGAAAGATATTACAAAGCCACGCACCACGTCAGCACGCAATCATCGGTAAGGCGCTCGTAGCGGAGCAAGTGTTGCGAGGGTGCCTCGTTCGGCGGGAGCAAGTGCCCGGTGAGGGTGCCCTGCGCCTGCAAGGCAAACGGCTCGAGCTGTATGTGCTCCTTGAACAGAAGGCGGCGGCGGCTGTGCAGTTTGTAAAGGGTTTCTTTGGCGCTCCAGTACAGGCTGTGCTTGGTTTCGTCGGGGCCGGCATCGAGGCGCTCGGCTTCGCTCAAAAACTTGGTAGCCAGCTGGCGGGCTTTGGGCCGTACTTGTTCAACATCTATGCCAACTCGGCCCTGGGGCGCGAGCAGCGCCGCCACCCACTCGCCTGAATGCGAAAGCGATATGCCAGCGCCCGATAAGCCTGTTACCAGCGGCTGGCCGGTGGTGGCGTCGGTGCGCACCAAAGTGGGCGCGTCGGTAAGCTCGCGCAGCAGCTCGTGGGCCAGGGCACGGCCGGCCAGCCACTGGCGCGGGCGCTCCGGGTCGCGGCCGGTGGGCAGCCAGGCGGCGTAGTCGCCGGGGAGGCGCGCGAGCAGGTCTGCGGCGGGCTCCGTAAGGCGCCACAAGCCCAGCAAAGCAGCATCGGGGGTGGTGGTGAGGCTATGAAGCGGCACTAGCAGTTGAAGTAGGGGCTTACCGAGGCAAGCGAATTCGGCAGCAATTACGGGGAGGCGGGCGCTTGGCCGTACTTTCGCGCTGCCAAATATTGCTGCCCTAGGTGGCAGCCCGCTTGCTCATGAACACCACCCAGCGTCCTCAAGTGCAGAAACTGGCCCAGCTTACCGGCCACCGCGACTGCGTGTACGCCCTGGCCGGGCACGCCGCCGAGCCCCGGTTCTTTTCGTCGGGGGCCGATGGGATGGTAGCCAGCTGGAGCATCGACGAGCCCGAGCACGACGGCCAGCTCGTGGCCAAGGTGGAAAACTCGGTGTACGCGCTGCACCACGAGCCCAGCCGACAGCTGCTGGTGGTAGGGCACAATTACCAGGGCGTGCAGGTAATCAGCCTGGCCGATAAAACCCTGCTGCACGCCACGGCGCTGCCGCCCGCGCCCATCTTCGATTTTGCCTACTCGGCCCAGCGGCAACGGCTGTTTGTGGCCCTAGGTGATGGCACGCTGGCCGTGCTGCGCACCACCGATTTCGGCGTGGAGCGCCTCGTGCGCCTCTCCGACAAAAGCCTGCGTTGCCTGAGCCTGCACGAAACCCTAGGTGAACTGGCCGTAGGCAGCTCCGACCACCGCCTGCGCATCCTCGATGCCGATACCCTGCAGCTGAAGCACACGCTGGAGGCGGCTACCAACTCGGTGTTTACGGCGGCTTATCACCCCACCAACAACCGGCTCTACGCGGCTGGCCGCGATGCGCATTTGCGCGTGTACGATGCCACCCAGGGCTACGCCGAAGTGCACACCGTAGTGGCGCATTTGTTTGCCATCAACCACCTCACCTTCAGCCCCGATGGCCGCATGCTGGCCACCTGCAGCATGGATAAAAGCATTAAGCTGTGGGATGCCGATACCTGCCGCCTGCTGCGCGTAGTGGACAAAGCGCGCCACGCCGGGCACGGCACCTCGGTAAACCGGCTGTTTTGGTCGGGGCGGCAGAATCGGTTAGTTTCGTGTAGCGACGACCGCAGCCTGGCCGTATGGCAGGTAGAGGAGCTCGGAGATGGAAGCTAGGAGTTAGGAGCCCGGGCCTTTGTCATCCTGATGCCCTTGCGCAAAGCAGGCGCCGCAAATTCTAGCTTCTACCTCCTGGCTCCTAGCTTCTTGGCATGAAAATAACCGCTCTCGATATCCGCCAGAAAACGTTTGAGCGCGCCTTTCGGGGTGTTGATAAAGACGAAGTAGAAGGCTTCCTGCTCACGCTTTCGCAGCAATGGGAGCGGATGACCGACGAAAACCGCGAACTGCGCCGCCAGCTGGAGCAAGCCCAGCACGATGTGCAGCGCATGCGCGAAGTAGAAACCTCGCTCTACCGTACCCTTAAAACCGCCGAAGACACCAGCACCAACATTGTGGAGCAGGCCCAGAAATCGGCCGACCAAAAGCTCTACGAGGCCCAAACCATGGCCGAGCAAGTGCTGGCCGAGGCCCGGCAAAAAGCCCGCGCGGTGGTAGAAGACGCCTACAAGCAAGCCGAGCGCGCCCTCTCCGACATGCAAGCCGAGGTAAACAACCTAGGGCAGGAGCACCAGCGCCTCGAAGGCGTGTACGACACCCTGGTGCGCGACTTGCAGCAACTGACGACCAACGTGCAGGAGAAAGTAGACGAGGCCAAGCAACGGCCCCGCGGCGCGGTGGCGGCCATCCTTTCGAAGGCGGCAAGCGTAAAGGTGAAGCGCGAGGAACCCGCCTCGCCCACAACCGAACCAGCCATGTACGTGTCCGCCTCTTCTGCTTCATCTGCCGCCTACATTCCGTCGGCTGCCCCCGCCACGGGTGGCAGCGCTTTCGACGGCGGCGCACCTACCAGCCGGCCCATTGGCCCGCAGCCCGGCCGCCAAAACCAGCCCGGCGAGCCTTCGCAGGTACCGGGGCCCGAAATCGACCCGTTGCGCCCGAGCGAAAACCCCGGCATTTCCGAGCCGTCGCGCATTCACGTGCCCGATCCGGTGCGCGTGCCCTCGCCCGACGGCCCCCGCATCGAGCCCACCGCTCCGGATATTCAGCCGATTGGCCCCGGCGGCCCCGAAATTACGCAGCCCTCGCCGGCTACGCACCCGGGCTTAGCCGCCGTAGCCGAAAGCGAGAAATCGTTTTTCGACGAAATCTAGGACCACGGATTCAACCGGATTTTTCGGATTCCACGGATTTTGTGGACGATTGGCCTGCCCCCGGGGGCAGGCTTTTTTGTTTCCTTTGCGCCGGCACACGGGCCGCACGGGTTGGCTGCAGCCGATGCGCAAACCCTAGGTGCCGCGGCGCTTCGGAGCCGGAAGAGCACTAACTCACTAACTCGCCAACTCACTAACTGAAACAGCTGAACCCATGGGCCATATTGCACTCGAAGGACTGGAGTTTTTTGCCTTTCACGGCTACTACGACGAGGAACAGAAGATCGGAAACAAGTACGGCGTGGATTTGCGCGTGCGCACCAACCTGTACCGCGCCGGCAGCACCGACCACCTTTCCGAAACCGTGAACTACGAAGTGCTTTACCGTATGGTGGCCGAAGAAATGCAGGCCCCGGCCCGCTTGCTCGAGCACCTGGCGCACCGCATCATCGACCGCATTTTGCACGAGTTTGGCCACGTGCGCTGGGTCGAGGTGAGCGTCTCCAAGTTCAACCCGCCGGTGGGCGGCATCTGCCAGCGCGCCCGCGTTACGCTGAAGCGCAAGCGCCCCGCGCCGGCGTTGTAGGCCCTAGGTGCCCGCATCCGTTTTGCCCGACTGACCACCTAGGCCAGTCGGGCTTTTTTGCTTTAAGTGCGTTTGCGGGCAGCATGTAGCGCGGACTTTGGCTACGCCGACCTGCGGTTGCAGTCCGCGGCCACGGATGGTAATTTCTGTTTTCGGACCTAGAAAGCTAACGCGGTGTAGCGTGGGCTTCAGCCCGCGTTTGCCAGAACGAAATCGTCAGTGCAGAACTGTGCGGCACCAATCGTTCGCGCAAACGCGGGCTCAAGCCCACGCTACTCGGCGCCGCGCCAGCCACCGTTGTGTTCAGCAAGCCTACAACCAACCACGTTTTGCACTGAAAGCAGGCCGTTTCATTCTGCCGAAAATACCTGGGCAACGCCTTGCAAGCCAGGCAACCAGCGGCGGTAATTGGTGTCGGTGAGCAGGCTGCACGAAATATTTCGTAGCATTTGCTTGACTTCTACGATGTGTTTCGTATATGTTTGTTACGAAACGTTTCGTAACGACGCACCTGAGCAATGAGCAAGAAGAACATACCGCGCCCGACGGAATCGGAGCTGGAGATTTTGCAAGTGCTGTGGCAGCATGGCCCCAGCACGGTACGCTTTGTAAACGACGAGCTGAGCAAGCGCCGCGACGTGGGCTACACCACCACGCTGAAGCTGCTGCAGCTGATGCACGAAAAAGGCATCGTTACCCGCGACGACTCGAGCCGCACCCACGTGTACCGAGCCGCGCTGCGCGAGCAGGAAACCCAAGGCATGCTCATCGACCGCCTGCTGGATGCTGCCTTCGGGGGCTCGGCCCTGAAGCT
The sequence above is drawn from the Hymenobacter sp. YIM 151858-1 genome and encodes:
- the folB gene encoding dihydroneopterin aldolase translates to MGHIALEGLEFFAFHGYYDEEQKIGNKYGVDLRVRTNLYRAGSTDHLSETVNYEVLYRMVAEEMQAPARLLEHLAHRIIDRILHEFGHVRWVEVSVSKFNPPVGGICQRARVTLKRKRPAPAL
- a CDS encoding BlaI/MecI/CopY family transcriptional regulator is translated as MSKKNIPRPTESELEILQVLWQHGPSTVRFVNDELSKRRDVGYTTTLKLLQLMHEKGIVTRDDSSRTHVYRAALREQETQGMLIDRLLDAAFGGSALKLVQQALGNRQTSREELDQIRNLLDSIDNQNPTADPDELA
- a CDS encoding transglutaminase-like domain-containing protein, coding for MTNKELKALISLLDDAELRPQIEERIHELGESVIPFLEEAWEESLDSQQQTRIEELIHDLQFSGLQERLRVWRDSGGENLLEGMWLINSYQYPDADLQALNRAIEQLRYETWTMLLPEMTAIEQARALNHVLFRVHRFAANTQNFHAPANSMLHLVLESRRGNPLTLCVIYLLVAQRLGLPIYGVNLPNLFILTFRPEQDDEQPFYINCYNRGLILTRTDIEHYVAQLNLPPNEIFFEPCSHLDIVRRALRNLAVSFEKMQEPHKANEVNKLLAILTGDDTPTAPPSEEADDESEQGE
- a CDS encoding WD40 repeat domain-containing protein, with the translated sequence MNTTQRPQVQKLAQLTGHRDCVYALAGHAAEPRFFSSGADGMVASWSIDEPEHDGQLVAKVENSVYALHHEPSRQLLVVGHNYQGVQVISLADKTLLHATALPPAPIFDFAYSAQRQRLFVALGDGTLAVLRTTDFGVERLVRLSDKSLRCLSLHETLGELAVGSSDHRLRILDADTLQLKHTLEAATNSVFTAAYHPTNNRLYAAGRDAHLRVYDATQGYAEVHTVVAHLFAINHLTFSPDGRMLATCSMDKSIKLWDADTCRLLRVVDKARHAGHGTSVNRLFWSGRQNRLVSCSDDRSLAVWQVEELGDGS
- a CDS encoding 4'-phosphopantetheinyl transferase superfamily protein — encoded protein: MPLHSLTTTPDAALLGLWRLTEPAADLLARLPGDYAAWLPTGRDPERPRQWLAGRALAHELLRELTDAPTLVRTDATTGQPLVTGLSGAGISLSHSGEWVAALLAPQGRVGIDVEQVRPKARQLATKFLSEAERLDAGPDETKHSLYWSAKETLYKLHSRRRLLFKEHIQLEPFALQAQGTLTGHLLPPNEAPSQHLLRYERLTDDCVLTWCVAL
- a CDS encoding alpha/beta hydrolase-fold protein, with the protein product MTNSLSDVIHNCASVARQFALVLALLLGQQALGQQKAKIEIGRIDTLSSKMLQEKRELWIYTPPAAAEEGYAPKRYPVLYLLDADWNFQSLSGMVHYMSTIMGSVNAQALCPEMIIVGIPSSFRTRTRDLTPTQSTKRWDGKLDKTLAGSGGGEKFMAYIEKEVFPYVEANFLTQPYRLFVGHSLGGLTVVNTLATKPTLFNAYVAIEPSLWWDDKLALKRLESALRQNQIQNRKLFLAVANGMPAGMDTAQARRDTASATLHTRANLELVDLLRRQPASAVAWQWKYYPEEGHASVVLSAEHDALRGFFRHAPLSLPNNVAAAEFNLEAIQRHYASVSEQYGYAVLPPEETINWYAWACKQKQLWAKAEAFFLFNAAHYPQSFNANSGLATFYEERGNKRKALHYYSRALAIYDEPETRQKVAQLRKR
- a CDS encoding DivIVA domain-containing protein yields the protein MKITALDIRQKTFERAFRGVDKDEVEGFLLTLSQQWERMTDENRELRRQLEQAQHDVQRMREVETSLYRTLKTAEDTSTNIVEQAQKSADQKLYEAQTMAEQVLAEARQKARAVVEDAYKQAERALSDMQAEVNNLGQEHQRLEGVYDTLVRDLQQLTTNVQEKVDEAKQRPRGAVAAILSKAASVKVKREEPASPTTEPAMYVSASSASSAAYIPSAAPATGGSAFDGGAPTSRPIGPQPGRQNQPGEPSQVPGPEIDPLRPSENPGISEPSRIHVPDPVRVPSPDGPRIEPTAPDIQPIGPGGPEITQPSPATHPGLAAVAESEKSFFDEI
- a CDS encoding redoxin domain-containing protein; translation: MSFRRLSLLTAAVLLTAAALATTARAQTALVTDFSLTKADNATVRLSSLASSKAVVVVFTNSACPFSRLYQNRLGALSSSYAGRGVEFLFVTAPINIEQTAETLDADKLKVKTSAGADLQYLTDEGLKTAALLGISKTPEAVVLQPATGGFVVRYRGAIDDNPQMEAYVKDRYLKNALDAVLAGQNAPIAEKRASGCLIKKN
- a CDS encoding FEKKY domain-containing protein, whose translation is MTLLPVVGFCQLPQQPDSIVYPGGGSNMALLLAFSENQEVEAALLAERDIAAGRLFLILKSGIAPVSYSTDSVFEKKFHVTYWDEGCSGPSYACMQAYNSRMFAHLTSLYGKAWRRTVRRDVVGYKHWRKGSE